A window from Leishmania mexicana MHOM/GT/2001/U1103 complete genome, chromosome 33 encodes these proteins:
- a CDS encoding protein phosphatase 2C-like protein, whose protein sequence is MSLPPAHRPVATVLAVDMMHDSRARHGKSRVSGGSSCFPSGYLNNESFDLNSETEHISTNSSTCDPAESYHLLLPRELRTPAQHFTTPEILDGSPHSPLCSAFFSSVTEMQHQSVLEVGVASDQGIRSSMEDEHVTVVEPDVCFFGIYDGHGGRQCAEYVRSRLHEITLAHECLKTAPRKAISDAFAQVEREFLGQTTSDMSSAGCVCAAAVVQGSVLTVGNVGDCEVVLARAGQPVLLTVKHNPSCNDAEATRVKKAGGCIFNCRVGHPRLNPRMCSLAVSRAVGDAGFKLEEYTNGKPSGIIAVADTSEVLLAKDDAFLILACDGLWDTMSYAEAVELATAYVASGADANSVADQLVGEALRRGTRDNVTAIFVRLGGSAQARLGDTEK, encoded by the coding sequence ATGAGTCTCCCACCCGCGCATCGACCCGTTGCCACTGTTCTAGCGGTTGACATGATGCACGACAGTCGTGCACGGCACGGAAAGTCGCGCGTCTCAGGGGGCTCCAGCTGCTTCCCGTCCGGTTATCTTAACAACGAGAGCTTTGACCTGAACTCCGAGACGGAACACATATCTACGAACTCCTCCACATGTGATCCGGCTGAGTCCTATCATCTCTTGCTCCCTCGAGAGTTGCGGACGCCGGCTCAGCACTTCACCACGCCGGAGATCCTGGACGGTTCCCCTCACTCACCGCTCTGCAgtgctttcttttcctcgGTGACTGAAATGCAGCACCAGTCGGTACTGGAGGTCGGCGTGGCAAGCGATCAAGGCATCCGCTCGAGCATGGAGGACGAACATGTGACCGTCGTCGAGCCAGACGTTTGCTTCTTTGGCATCTATGACGGGCACGGTGGTCGCCAGTGTGCCGAGTACGTCCGCTCCCGGCTGCACGAAATTACACTGGCTCACGAGTGCCTTAAGACCGCTCCGCGCAAGGCGATCAGCGACGCGTTTGCTCAGGTGGAGCGCGAATTTTTAGGGCAGACTACCAGCGACATGAGCTCTGCtggctgcgtgtgcgccgcggccgtcgTCCAGGGCTCGGTGCTGACGGTGGGCAACGTTGGTGACTGTGAGGTGGTCCTCGCGCGTGCGGGGCAACCCGTGCTGCTGACAGTCAAGCACAACCCCAGCTGCAACGATGCTGAGGCAACGCGGGTCAAGAAGGCTGGCGGGTGCATTTTCAACTGCAGGGTGGGCCACCCGCGTCTCAACCCGCGCATGTGCAGTCTTGCCGTGTCACGAGCGGTGGGAGATGCCGGGTTTAAGCTTGAGGAATACACGAACGGCAAACCGTCAGGCatcatcgctgtcgccgacACTTCTGAGGTGTTGCTGGCGAAGGACGATGCGTTTTTGATTTTGGCGTGTGACGGCTTGTGGGACACGATGTCTTACGCCGAAGCTGTCGAGCTGGCCACCGCGTACGTGGCGAGCGGGGCCGACGCcaacagcgtcgccgaccAGCTTGTgggagaggcgctgcggcggggcACGCGCGACAACGTCACGGCCATCTTTGTACGCCTAGGCGGGTCAGCGCAAGCAAGACTAGGCGATACCGAAAAATAA
- a CDS encoding protein phosphatase 2C-like protein, whose product MEDQHTMLSEGIPFFGVYDGHGGTQCAEYLRDQLHGLILGHPEVKTNPEKAIVDGIVEADRAFLARSEAETNESGSVCAVALIIDDKLVVGNVGDAEVVLSHNAKPVVLTVRHNIASNPSEEERIRSVGGKVCHNRVGHPNYNPAVVSLAVTRAIGDAGFKLAKYTDGKPSGVIAVPETSVTRLTDEDEFLVIGCDGLWDVMTYAEVVDFCSQRLQEGVPAQCIAEELAQAALTKGSTDNVTAMLVHLTRREGPLSTREFVPEAAVSTSTRNLSDEP is encoded by the coding sequence ATGGAGGATCAGCATACGATGCTGTCCGAGGGGATTCCGTTTTTCGGCGTCTACGACGGTCACGGCGGCACCCAATGCGCGGAATACCTCCGCGACCAATTGCACGGGCTCATCCTCGGCCATCCAGAGGTGAAGACTAATCCCGAGAAGGCCATCGTTGATGGCATAGTAGAGGCTGACCGAGCCTTCCTCGCCCGCTCCGAGGCGGAGACGAACGAGTCTGgcagcgtctgcgccgtTGCCTTGATCATAGATGACAAGCTTGTAGTGGGAaacgtcggcgacgccgaaGTTGTGCTTTCGCACAACGCAAAGCCAGTAGTTCTCACCGTGCGACACAACATCGCCAGCAACccgagcgaggaggagcggatTCGTTCTGTAGGGGGCAAGGTGTGCCACAATCGTGTCGGACACCCAAACTACAACCCGGCGGTCGTTAGTCTTGCTGTAACACGCGCCATCGGAGACGCAGGCTTCAAGCTTGCAAAGTACACGGATGGCAAGCCCTCTGGAGTGATCGCTGTTCCGGAGACGTCGGTTACCCGACTGACGGATGAGGACGAGTTTCTCGTGATCGGCTGCGACGGGCTCTGGGATGTCATGACATACGCAGAAGTGGTGGACTTTTGCTCCCAACGATTACAGGAAGGCGTGCCGGCGCAGTGCATCGCCGAGGAGTTAGCTCAGGCAGCTCTCACGAAAGGGAGCACTGATAATGTTACTGCCATGCTGGTTCACTTGACACGCCGGGAGGGACCTCTGAGCACGCGCGAGTTCGTGCCTGAGGCGGCTGTATCGACTTCAACGCGCAACCTCTCCGATGAACCGTAG